A segment of the Trifolium pratense cultivar HEN17-A07 linkage group LG7, ARS_RC_1.1, whole genome shotgun sequence genome:
TCTTCATAGTTCTATCTGCTGTTAAATCCACGGAGCAATCAATGTCTTCAATAACAATAATAGAACGATTCGTCGTTTGGATCAAAAGCGAACGAAGCTCAGAATTATCAGAAACTTTTGTAAGCTCCAAATCATAAAcatcataacataaaaaattcgcCATTGCTGCAATGAGACTTGACTTACCAGACCCGGGTGGACCATGAAGCAAGTATCCACGCTTCCAAGCCCGCCCGACCCGGTGATAAAACTCTTTACCCGAAGCAAAAGCGGTTAAATCatctttaatttgtttcttcAACTCGGGTTCCAATGCTAGCGTTTCAAATGTTGAAGGGTGACGAAACGGAACCGAAACCCAACCCGATTCAAACGAACCGGTTCCGTTATTATTAGTGAAGAGTCTCCGTTCACGTGAAACACGCTCGAACTCCTCGGCGCGTGAAGTAACATGACCGAGATAAGCAGAGAGAAGCGCGTGACGATGACGCTTCGGGAAACGGAGAGTGAAACTACGTTTCTCCTCGAGTGAATCCTGTACGGCGTCGACGTGGTGTGTCCATGAGAGACGGTGGTTGTTGAAGGTGTCGTGGACGGTGTGATTCGGCGCCACGGCGAATGAAATTCGGTTGGAGGAAGGGGAGCGTGAGAGTGTGAGACGACGGCATGCGGCGGCGGGGGAGTGATTGACGGCGTTGAGGTAAAGATGAACGTGACGGTAGAGATCGTTGAGTTCAACTCCACAGTAACCGTTAAATTCAGGAATTTCAAAATATGAATATGGAGAAAGCAAATCTTGAAGAGATTCATATAGTGAATGAAGAACAGAGAGAAGCTGTGATGGAAGAACATTTTGTAACACTGTGAGTAACCCTAACAATGACCACATTTGTGATAATATCTCCATTTTTTGTATGAGATTTTCTTTGTGTTGTTTTAGTTCTGAATAATTGAATAGAATGTAATTGCATTGTTTTGTGTTGGGTTGTGAATGAAAAAGAAGGAttaaataattatgaaattGCATTGAGGAGGGTAAAGTTAAAGGTAAAGATGATTAAACCGACCACTTTACTTTTTTTGCTTTTACTTTGTTGGTTTGTAGATATGGTTGATTTTCTTTGTTCATGGATGGACTTAGTATAGAATTATTTGCATGGTTACTCTATAGAATCGTGTGTTACACTTAAGACATGCTTTGTCTTAGTGTATAGAatctttgaaaatgaaaatttatgtTTGCCAAAGGTTCTTTCTTCCATTTTGTtgctcttttttattttttcaccaaaaataTCAATTGCATCAATGGTACATTACTACATTTCTATCTTTGTTGCCTagaaaccaaaaccaagaaaaatgcTTGTTTTTGCCAATGGTTCAGTTGCAACCTTCATccattgtagtttttttttttttttttttttaaataaataaccaTTTTGGTTGCTAGATGTGTGAGGCGTTGTCACTATAGGGTCATTTTGATTCGTAAAAAGTAAATACGGGATATAACAATACAAGACAAATATTTAAgttattgaacaaatttttatttaagtgTTTTAAATACCATGTGCaaaggacaaaaagttgtcctctggtttagtgagggaaaaatttcagttttttccGGTCTCTTGTCCCCCAATTTGTCTAGTCTTAGAAATGgttttaaaatcaaaacagTACAACTAAAGTTGTTGTTCAATCCCTTATATTTTAGTAGATCAAAcgcaaatctttttttttttgtggataaACAACCATTTTGGTGGTCTTTGAATGTGAGACGTCACTATAGTATCTGAGTGTATTGAAATTACAAATAAATCTCTAAGTGTCtcttttgttagtaattttatttatgaacTAAATTGACCAACAAAAATACATTCGAGTACTAAACTAACTGACTAAAGACACATTTAAGGACCAAAATGAGTAACAAAAGACTCGtttatgtatttttgtttttaattttgatacattcaaaTACCATTGTGACAACACATCACAAATTTAAGAATCAAAATCATTGTttactcttttctttctttccccTGTTTTCTTGGATTGTTTTCTGCATATTGTATGTTGTTTGGTGTATTTATTTGTTCTGGTTAGGATTAATTTTATGGTTATTCATAACGTGTTAGCAACACACCTTCTAACACATTCTTCCAAACGCACACACTCTGATTGGTCGAAATTCAAACAAGTCTCACTAAATTGTGTAGGTCCGACATAAGTTTTGATCTATATGAATTTAGACAACCAACAACCAAGCCTTATTCCACTAAATCTGGTATTCTAACTACTTCGGCCATGTCCTTTGTTCTATATGAATTTAGACCCTTAATATTAAACGGTGTATATTGCTAACATTTCGCTTTCTCAAATTCAATCTAGTTTTACAAGCATCTTTGGTCTTGTGTGAGTTGTAAATAATACCCATTAGGCCATATAATTTCACAATGCACACGTAGTAACTTGCTTTAGTAAAAGGTTTTCAAGGGATAATAGCAGCATCAATGCCAACACATGGTGTAAGTAAGAGTATGGTATGGTGGGCATGCAGGGGATCTGCTTTTACACTTTCTTGACAAATCACACTTTATTCTTTACCTTATTTGTTCTTGTAATTTGCGCATTCATATGTCAGAGAATGTTCTTTTGTATTATTATAACTCATCAGTCACTCATCATGAGTACTAAGTGGGAGATGATAATGAGGGGATGATTATTATGATGATTATGTACTATTGATTACTTTCATGTTTTACTGAGCCATGTTGGTTCAAATTGGTACATATGAATGAACCCATTTGATACTTTTATATTCTTTGTATATCTATTCATGttatttgtttccttttatCTTTGTACTTTAGGGGCTATTGCTGCATCTTCTAATTATAAGGTTAGATTTCAATGCACAAGTATGTAATAATTGATTgcaatttgttaaaaaaaaaatgcctaTATACAAACATTGTGCTGATTTGGTTTGGCAATTTCATATATGCATCAAACTTTTTCAATTCATTATTTTAGGCTTTTACTTATTGGTAAGCAAAGTGGTGGGAAATGGCCTATGAGATTTTGGTACATAGATATATTAAAGTTATGCATAAGCATATGCATGGTGGTATTCTTTCTTGTGCATTACATTTCTTTGATATCTTTACATGCTTATGCTTTTGAAGCAAAGTTTAATTTATGCTTCTTTACAGAAATTTGTCTAAATCTCCTTTTAATAAAGCAATGCTATTTGCACCATCAGATTATAATCCTGTGGTGTTGAGATATCATTCTTATCTAATCTTTCTTGCCTCTTCAATGGTTTTAGGTATCCACTCATAAAAAGGGTTGATATTTTGAGAAAGGGAACAtgtaaaagagaaaataaaaggggggataaaaagaaaaagaggcaTGTGTATAAGCATTAAAAGCCACGAATATGTTGGATGGGCAAAAAATTCAGTGTAGGTCAGCCTTGAGAGAAAGCTAAGGTTAAATGAAGGGTATCAAGAATAAAGCCATAAAAAGTGTTCTCATATGGAATGTCAATGATCAAAGGGATCATATTCCATCTAAGAAATATGTTAATATTGCAAGATTGATTCATCAAGAGAACAGAAGAGCCTTAAGCAGAGGAGTGTTATTTGTAGCAGAAGTTCTAAATCAAGCTGCAGTTAATATGTACTAGAATGAAAGATTTCACTTCAACTATCTATATACTATAAGTCAATTAGTTAATTAGATCTTGACTAACTATTAGATTGTAATGTAATTATGTATAATATTAAAGTGTAGGGTTAGACTTCTGCTTTAATTGAGGCATCATGCATCACGCACTATTTGActtttttaataattgtttgAGCTGCCTCGGTGTGCATGCATAGAGTGAATGAGTTGCGTTGTCGTATTTTTGTCAGCAAAATTTGATGTTTGAATAACATACCTCTAAACATATATGGTGTCAGATATAATGTttgtataaataataaaattataccaTTGTGTAAATTTTTTCTCTTAGCAACATTATTGCGAAGGAGCATGGTACGAGCCGTttcttaaatttataatttcttaTGTAATGATATATTCAAACACTTCAGTTAAATAAGTAGTTTTTAGTGTACTTTTAGTGTACATATCCAAACGTAAAAAACTTATCGAGTATAAGAACTTTTGTGTTATAAGCTCTAATGCTACAAGGATTTGtatataagttgtttatccataAGCGATTTATTTCGGTTAACTAAATCCGAAACACAAGAAGGATAAAATCCCACCAAAGAAATGAAAAAGGCAAAGGAAAGCTATTGCTTGGAGAGGGATCATCCTTACGAAATTGTTCTCCAATAATTGAACTTACTTTCATGAAAGCATCATCATTTAGAGAAACTCAACAAAATGTTGGGAGAAAAGAGAGTTCAACTTCAAAATCAAAAGGGAGATGAGGTAacatttagaaaataaaattgatccCAAGAGTTTTCACCTTGATCAT
Coding sequences within it:
- the LOC123898795 gene encoding AAA-ATPase At4g25835-like, encoding MQFHNYLILLFHSQPNTKQCNYILFNYSELKQHKENLIQKMEILSQMWSLLGLLTVLQNVLPSQLLSVLHSLYESLQDLLSPYSYFEIPEFNGYCGVELNDLYRHVHLYLNAVNHSPAAACRRLTLSRSPSSNRISFAVAPNHTVHDTFNNHRLSWTHHVDAVQDSLEEKRSFTLRFPKRHRHALLSAYLGHVTSRAEEFERVSRERRLFTNNNGTGSFESGWVSVPFRHPSTFETLALEPELKKQIKDDLTAFASGKEFYHRVGRAWKRGYLLHGPPGSGKSSLIAAMANFLCYDVYDLELTKVSDNSELRSLLIQTTNRSIIVIEDIDCSVDLTADRTMKKNGAKLSSKSKKHKTTSFSGSGCDENTRVTLSGLLNFTDGLWSCCGEERLVVFTTNYRDSVDPALVRCGRMDVHVSLSTCGVHAFRELAKNYLGVESHVMFEAVEGCIRSGGSLTPAHVGEILLRNRKNPDVAMREVLSVMQGKMDVVTAADHTDNEEVGVVAVRSPESVLLMGSPENWDSLSGKKRKEQQHGTSNLDKKVKFFVRLRSLTKSDSGR